Proteins encoded together in one Malassezia restricta chromosome IX, complete sequence window:
- a CDS encoding anthranilate synthase component I has translation MLIAPALADVRAALTAPEGARRGRIMPIYTKVPADLLTPVMAYLRLSNGAERGHESFLLESVNTGERVGRHSFLGVKPRDILRTGPGLPCEGDPLRHLEERMQPYDYVPVPELATVFTGGAVGYMAFDCIQHFEPRTKRALRDPLGIPECVMLLCDDVVIFDHVFQTVYCVSHVYVASEHDDIDALYAACVARVEALVRTISQDATPLPAQPPIDATPREPQSNVGQEGYERFVTQLRQHILHGEIFQAVPSQRLSYPTQLHPFNCYRHLRRINPSPYMFYVDCGDAQLVGASPETLCQIVQGKVAVHAIAGTVRRGATPQEDAALGEALLQSPKDRAEHIMLVDLARNDVNRVCDPTTTRVESLMNVEKFSHVIHLTSRITGQLRPDRTKLDALRSIFPAGTVSGAPKIRAIELVSQLEQERRGVYAGAVGRIDYAKHDLDVCIAIRTMTFKDNTAYLQAGGGIVHDSVEEDEYIETMNKLAGNLRCLMQAEASYASPT, from the coding sequence ATGCTCATTGCCCCTGCgctggccgacgtgcgGGCAGCGCTGACCGCGCCGGAaggcgcgcggcgcgggcgcatCATGCCCATCTACACCAAGGTGCCGGCGGACCTGCTGACGCCCGTGATGGCGTACCTCCGCCTCTCGAACGGCGCCGAGAGGGGCCACGAAAGCTTCCTGCTCGAAAGCGTCAATAccggcgagcgcgtcggaCGGCACAGCTTCCTGGGCGTCAAGCCGCGCGATATCCTGCGCACAGGCCCAGGCCTGCCGTGCGAAGGCGATCCCCTGCGGCACCTCGAGGAACGCATGCAGCCGTACGACTacgtgcctgtgcctgaaCTCGCCACCGTGTTcaccggcggcgccgtaGGCTACATGGCCTTTGACTGCATCCAGCACTTTGAGCCCaggacgaagcgcgcgctgcgcgatcCCCTGGGCATCCCAGAATGCGTCATGCTCCTGTGCGACGATGTCGTCATTTTTGATCATGTCTTCCAGACCGTGTACTGTGTCTCGCACGTCTACGTGGCGAgcgagcacgacgacatCGATGCGCTCTATGCCGCGTGtgtcgcgcgtgtcgaggcACTCGTACGCACCATCTCGCAGGACGCGACGCCGCTCCCCGCCCAGCCGCCGATCGACGCCACGCCCCGCGAGCCGCAAAGCAATGTCGGCCAGGAAGGCTACGAGCGCTtcgtcacgcagctgcgccaacACATCCTGCACGGCGAGATCTTCCAGGCTGTGCCGTCGCAGCGCCTGTCGTAcccgacgcagctgcacccCTTCAACTGCTACCGCCacctgcggcgcatcaatCCCAGCCCGTACATGTTCTACGTGGACTGTGGCGACGcacagctcgtcggcgcgaGTCCCGAGACGCTGTGCCAGATCGTCCAGGGCAAGGTCGCCGTGCATGCGATTGCCGGGAccgtgcgccgcggcgcgacgccgcagGAAGATGCCGCCCTTggcgaggcgctcctgcAGTCGCCCAAGGACCGCGCCGAGCATATCATGCTCGTTGATCTCGCACGCAACGACGTCAACCGCGTGTGCGATCcaacgacgacgcgcgtcgagtcGCTCATGAACGTCGAAAAGTTCAGCCACGTCATCCATCTGACGTCGCGCATCACCGGACAGCTTCGGCCCGATCGAACGaagctggatgcgctgcgctccATTTTCCCCGCTGGCACCGTGAGTGGCGCGCCCAAGATCCGCGCGATTGAGCTCGTGTCCCAGCTCGAACaggagcgccgcggcgtgtaCGCTGGCGCCGTCGGCCGCATTGACTATGCCAAGCACGACTTGGATGTGTGCATCGCCATTCGGACGATGACGTTCAAGGACAACACCGCGTACCTACaggccggcggcggcatcgtgcacgacaGCGTCGAAGAGGACGAGTACATCGAGACGATGAACAAGCTCGCTGGCAACTTGCGGTGCCTCATGCAGGCCGAAGCGTCGTACGCCTCACCTACGTAG
- a CDS encoding lipase — protein sequence MPARPVWTWACLIAALYLYVHVWLRKEDERPGVRSVVRPIRRLKDVRGFLQERQHNAWASMIPADAWQDTEAVWPDVTDRHTLKMLARMSCWAYYEHVPTTITDAPGWQWSSKFGWDVDGLRGHIFATANNASILVALKGTSASVLPGGKTAQQDKDNDNLLFSCCCARVSSSWKPVCGCYRDHQTCDAVCIGRTLMERSLYYPAATDLYNNISYMYPRSQIWLTGHSLGGVMASLLGATFGVPAVAFESPGDRLAAQRLHVPLPPSEQNNTDALVPVTHVYHTADALATGQCVGPHSLCARTGFALETKCHIGQSIVYDTVRYLGWSVGVLSHRMTQVLSELLSEDWDKRVLRGRSVPSSVAATLGAVPEAQHETDCVDCAGWTLSA from the coding sequence ATGCCAGCGCGGCCTGTGTGGACATGGGCCTGTCTGATTGCGGCGCTGTATCTGTATGTGCATGTGTGGCTCCGAAAAGAGGACGAGCGGCCGGGTgtgcgcagcgtcgtgcggccgATCCGGCGTCTCAAGGACGTGCGTGGCTTTTTGCAGGAGCGGCAGCACAATGCGTGGGCGTCGATGATACCAGCGGATGCATGGCAAGATACGGAGGCCGTGTGGCCTGACGTCACGGACCGACACACGCTCAAGATGCTAGCACGTatgtcgtgctgggcgtaCTATGAGCATGTGCCTACGACCATCACCGACGCACCAGGCTGGCAATGGTCGAGCAAGTTTGGCTGGGACGTCGATGGACTTCGAGGCCACATTTTTGCGACGGCGAACAATGCGAGTATTTTGGTGGCGCTCAAaggcacgagcgcgagTGTGTTGCCCGGTGGCAAAACGGCCCAGCAGGATAAGGACAATGACAACTTGCTCTTTTCCTGCTGCTGTGCTCGCGTGTCCTCGTCATGGAAACCGGTGTGTGGCTGCTACCGTGATCACCAGACCTGTGATGCAGTGTGCATCGGGCGCACGTTGATGGAGCGCTCGCTGTACTACCCAGCGGCCACGGACCTGTACAACAACATCTCGTACATGTATCCCCGCAGCCAGATTTGGCTGACAGGCCACAGTCTCGGAGGTGTCATGGCGAGTCTGCTGGGCGCGACGTTTGGCGTGCCGGCCGTGGCATTCGAGTCACCTGGTGACCGCCTGGCAGCGCAGCGactgcatgtgccgctACCGCCTAGCGAACAAAACAACACGGATGCCTTGGTCCCGGTGACCCATGTGTACCACACCGCCGATGCCCTGGCTACAGGGCAGTGTGTCGGCCCCCATTCGCTGTGTGCTCGCACGGGCTTTGCGCTGGAGACCAAGTGCCACATTGGCCAGAGTATCGTGTATGATACCGTGCGGTACTTGGGCTGGTCCGTCGGTGTGCTCAGCCACCGAATGACGCAAGTCTTGTCGGAGCTGCTCTCGGAGGACTGGGACAAGCGCGTACTACGAGGTAGGTCGGTGCCGTCCTCCGtggctgcgacgctggGAGCCGTGCcggaggcgcagcatgaGACGGACTGCGTCGACTGCGCGGGATGGACGTTATCTGCCTAG
- a CDS encoding V-type H+-transporting ATPase subunit a, whose product MSDESLFRSAAMSLVQVYIPTESVHETVHELGELGHVQFRDLNPDVTPFQRTFVAEIRRLDEMERRLQFLQTQLEREAMPARPLERAIPFLAADEGQSGPMRLEELARRLQEHESRVAQMNGSHDALQRRLLELEEAKHVIHETEAFFQQAETQPAEASSAVRVSMDEDVHDEAPLLTQQGAGVRGMDAPGPVDVEFVAGTVERSQMATLERVLWRALRGNLYMNYAEIQQALEDPSREEPVYKNVFVIFAHGAAVLSKIRKICESMGGTLYPVASDPLQCREHLRQVLERIEDHENILYSTNAARRAELVRVAESIRAWDDLVRREKLIFGTMNLFRTDVSRKTMVAEGWVPSAALPSVQLALRRATETTGAHVSSVMQTMRTKETPPTYQRTNKVTEGFQAIIDAYGYARYQEVNPGLFTVITFPFMFAVMFGDVGHGLLMSLMAGAMVLYERRLLRTRLDEITSMFFYGRYMILGMGLFSMFTGLVYNDVFSRSMHLFRSGWTWPRGTGTLTAEPTGHTYALGLDPSWHGADNALVFTNSFKMKLSIVLGVVHMTFALLLNVPNHIHFQRRLFIWAELVPQLLFLEALFGYLVITIVYKWSVDWYALDAHGAPLHNAPPGLLNMLIYMFLQPGQVAPEQQLYRGQATVQTLLLLVALVCVPWMLVAKPYFLYREHKEREGAGYHAVGSARGEERVRDVDAAEQELADEFLEEEEEEADGESFELGEVVIHQVIHTIEFCLGCVSNTASYLRLWALSLAHAQLSQVLWDMTIRPVFGMTGVAGVAATVVAFALWFVLTIGILCVMEGLSAFLHALRLHWVEGGSKHYMADGVPFEPLSLAAP is encoded by the coding sequence ATGAGCGACGAGAGCCTGTTCCGCtcggcggccatgtcgctggTCCAGGTGTACATTCCGACGGAGAGTGTGCACGAGACGGTGCatgagctgggcgagcTGGGCCATGTGCAGTTTCGCGACTTGAATCCGGACGTGACGCCGTTCCAGCGGACGTTTGTGGCCGAGATCCGGCGGCTGGACGAGATGGAGCGGCGTCTGCAGTTCTTGCAGACgcagctggagcgcgaggcgatGCCAGCGCGGCCGTTGGAGCGTGCGATCCCGTTCCTCGCCGCGGACGAGGGGCAGAGTGGGCcgatgcgcctcgaggagctcgcGCGGCGGCTCCAGGAGCACGAGtcgcgcgtggcgcagaTGAACGGGAgtcacgacgcgctgcagcggcggctgctggagctggaaGAGGCGAAGCATGTGATTCACGAGACCGAGGCGTTTTTCCAGCAGGCCGAGACGCAGCCGGCGGAAgcgtcgtcggccgtgcGGGTGAGtatggacgaggacgtgcacgacgaggcgccgctgttgacgcagcagggcgcgggcgtgcgtggcatggATGCGCCGGGCCCCGTGGACGTCGAGTTTGTGGCGGGCACGGTGGAGCGGTCGCAGAtggcgacgctcgagcggGTCTTGTGGCgggcgctgcgcggcaaCTTGTACATGAACTATGCCGAGAtccagcaggcgctggaggaCCCGTCGCGCGAGGAGCCTGTGTATAAGAATGTGTTTGTGATCTttgcgcacggcgcggcggtgctGAGCAAGATCCGCAAGATATGTGAGTCGATGGGCGGCACGCTGTACCCGGTGGCGAGTGATCCGCTGCAGTGCCGCGAGCACCTGCGgcaggtgctggagcgGATCGAGGACCATGAGAATATCCTGTACTCGACGAacgcggcgcggcgggctgagctcgtgcgtgtcgccGAGTCGATTCGCGCGTGGGACGAcctcgtgcgtcgcgagaaGCTGATTTTCGGCACGATGAACCTGTTCCGCACGGACGTGAGCCGCAAGACGATGGTCGCCGAGGGGTGggtgccgagcgcggcgctgccgagcgtgcagctcgcgctgcgccgcgcgaccGAGACGACCGGCGCGCATGTGTCGTCGGTGATGCAGACGATGCGGACGAAGGAGACGCCGCCGACGTACCAGCGGACGAACAAGGTGACGGAGGGCTTCCAGGCGATCATTGACGCGTACGGCTATGCGCGGTACCAGGAGGTGAATCCGGGCCTGTTTACGGTGATCACGTTTCCGTTCATGTTCGCCGTCATGTTTGGCGACGTGGGCCATGGCCTGCTCATGTCGCTCATGGCGGGCGCGATGGTGCTGTATGAGCGCcggctgctgcgcacgcggcTCGACGAGATCACGTCGATGTTCTTCTATGGCCGCTACATGATCCTGGGCATGGGCCTGTTCTCGATGTTCACGGGCCTCGTGTACAACGACGTGTTTAGCCGCAGCATGCATCTCTTCCGCTCCGGCTGGACGTGGCCGCGTGGCACGGGCACGCTGACGGCGGAGCCGACGGGGCACACGTacgcgctcggcctcgatcccagctggcacggcgcggaCAATGCGCTCGTGTTCACAAACTCGTTCAAGATGAAGCTGtcgatcgtgctgggcgtcgtgcacatgACAtttgcgctgctgctgaatGTGCCGAACCACATCCActtccagcgccgcctgttTATCTGGGcggagctcgtgccgcagctcctgttcctcgaggcgctgttTGGATACCTCGTGATCACGATCGTGTACAAGTGGTCGGTCGACTGGTACGCGCTGGacgcacatggcgcgccgctgcacaaCGCGCCGCCGGGTCTGCTCAACATGCTCATTTACATGTTCCTGCAGCCGGGCCAGGTGGCGCCGGAGCAGCAGCTGTACCGCGGGCAGGCGACGgtgcagacgctgctgctgctcgtcgcgctcgtgTGTGTGCCGTGGATGCTCGTGGCGAAGCCGTACTTTTTGTACCGCGAGcacaaggagcgcgaggGCGCGGGCTACCATGCGGtcggctcggcgcgcggcgaggagcgcgtgcgcgacgtcgacgcggcGGAGCAGGAGCTCGCGGACGAGTTTTtggaggaggaggaggaggaggcggaCGGCGAGTCGttcgagctcggcgaggtCGTGATTCACCAGGTGATCCACACGATCGAGTTCTGCCTCGGCTGCGTGTCGAACACGGCCTCGTACCTGCGTCTGTGGGCGCTctcgctcgcgcacgcccagctGTCGCAGGTGCTGTGGGACATGACGATCCGCCCGGTGTTTGGCATGAcgggcgtcgcgggcgTCGCAGCGACGGTCGTGGCGTTTGCGCTGTGGTTCGTGCTCACGATCGGCATTCTGTGCGTCATGGAAGGCCTCTCGGCGTTCCTGCACGCCCTGCGTCTGCACTGGGTCGAGGGCGGCTCGAAGCACTACATGGCCGACGGCGTGCCGTTCGAGCCGCTCTcgctggcggcgccgtAG
- a CDS encoding adenylate kinase, whose amino-acid sequence MTSRRAPLRMLMVGCPGSGKGTLSARIERHFGVPIITAGDLLRSHIRQGTPLGHAASASIRAGRLMPDATMMELVGAKLHTMQHDDWILDGFPRTLGQAQLLSAELARTQCPLSLVVQLHVPESVILQRILERWTHVPSGRVYNLSFNPPRTPGLDDVTGEPLEQREDDNPTTFQRRLAGHHAQTEPMVEFFRTQTSPLGAPLVVDLEGRTSDEIWPQLQRVLIERGASLSTRTRCGP is encoded by the coding sequence ATGAcgtcacgacgagcgccgcttcgGATGCTCATGGTCGGGTGCCCCGGCTCGGGCAAGGGCACGCTGTCGGCGCGCATTGAGCGACACTTTGGCGTGCCGATCATCACGGCCGGCGacctgctgcgctcgcacaTCCGGCAGggcacgccgctcggcCACGCGGCCTCGGCGTCGATCCGCGCCGGGCGACTCATGCCGGACGCGACAATGATGGAGCTCGTGGGCGCGAAGCTGCACAcgatgcagcacgacgactGGATCCTCGATGGATTCCCACGCACGCTTGgccaggcgcagctgctcagcgccgagctcgcacgcacgcagtGCCCCCtgtcgctcgtcgtgcagctgcatgtGCCCGAGTCGGTCATtctgcagcgcatcctcgAGCGCTGGACGCATGTGCCGTCCGGCCGCGTGTACAACCTGTCGTTCAATccgccacgcacgccaggGCTGGACGACGTCACCGGCGagccgctcgagcagcgcgaggaCGACAATCCCACGACGTtccagcggcgcctcgccggGCACCACGCGCAGACCGAGCCGATGGTCGAGTTCTTCCGCACGCAGACGTcgccgctcggcgcgccgctcgtcgtcgacctcgagggccgcacgagcgacgagaTCTGGCCCCAGCTGCAGCGTGTGCTCATCGAGCGCGGTGCGTCTCTATCTACTCGTACACGGTGCGGTCCTTGA
- a CDS encoding splicing factor 3A subunit 1, translating to MASERPPPPPTQQGAGDDRLHVVRTSQVHDEIFPTGGVVYPPPDLRPVIDKTAEFVARNGVAFEAKIREQERLNPKFAFLQADDAYNSYFRMQIRAAAERSHGDTRAAASSERAASAVQAALLADRSERPVDEEPPRPAPHAFSLEFPSTPAVELDVLKLTALWAARQGPSFTARLMAREQHTYQFGFLHPAHPLCSYFHLMTEQYRRVMQPSQACIDTVRRCASRRCGPGVGGARLAVLDEVRKRAAWTRWDDARRHEVREEESRQRALFDEIDWQDFCVVGVVEVTGSDVRADLPPPTSLAALQHQLAAQEQVQAMERSQPAPEPAPAPAPAPPPPTRPAEAPAPEGPSVTITASGAKIRHDYVRHARAPRAAPQTTVCPVCGDRVDVNEMSEHVRIELLNPQYREQRASLERRRQEQASLAAGADPSHYLRQLAGARTDLFGAREDEDARARRDAAERERAREKEKHVWDGHMNSRRTAQQAQSAPSDAGLGKRASSEALPPPKRAALAAPTYAESEWLAMYPHPITLHVHVPKAPQIAPVCDGHTEVLSGLPLSTTIGHVRDRILHDTLHQAVGASKLKMWVHGRPATLRQSLAYWNLADGAHVEMSVGK from the coding sequence ATGGCGTCagagcggccgccgccgccaccgacgcagcagggcgCCGGTGACGACCGCCTGCATGTGGTGCGGACGTCGCAGGTGCATGATGAGATCTTTCCGACGGGTGGGGTCGTGTACCCGCCGCCGGATCTGCGCCCTGTGATTGACAAGACGGCGGAGTTTGTCGCGCGCAATGGCGTGGCGTTTGAGGCCAAGATCCGtgagcaggagcgcctgAATCCCAAGTTTGCGTTCTTGCAGGCGGACGATGCGTACAATTCGTACTTTCGTATGCAGATCCGCGCGGCGGCTGAGCGCAGTCACGGCGATACccgagcggcggcgtcgtcggagCGAGCGGCGAGTGCCGTGCAGGCtgcgctgctggccgacCGGTCGGAGCGGCCTGTCGACGAGgagccgccgcgtcctgcgccgcatgcgtTTTCGCTCGAGTTCCCGAGCACGCCGGCTGTCGagctcgacgtgctcaagctcacggcgctgtgggCGGCTCGGCAGGGGCCGTCGTTCACTGCGCGATTgatggcgcgcgagcagcaTACGTACCAATTTGGCTTTCTACATCCGGCGCACCCGCTGTGTAGCTACTTTCATCTGATGACCGAGCAGTATCGCCGTGTCATGCAGCCGTCGCAGGCGTGCATCGACACggtgcggcgctgtgcaAGTCGGCGCTGCGGACcgggcgtgggcggcgcgcgcctggctgtgctggacgaggtgaGGAAGCGTGCAGCGTGGACGCGGTgggacgatgcgcgccggcacgaggtgcgcgaGGAGGAGTcgcggcagcgcgcgctCTTTGACGAGATTGATTGGCAGGATTTCTGTGTGGTCGGTGTGGTCGAAGTGACGGGGagcgatgtgcgtgcggatctgccgccgccgacgtcgctggcagcgctgcagcatcagctcgcggcgcaggagcaggtgcaggcgATGGAGCGCTCGCAGCCGGCGCCcgagccagcgccagcgcctgcaccagcgccgccgccgccgacgcgacCTGCCGAGGCGCCAGCGCCCGAGGGGCCGTCTGTGACCATCAccgcgagcggcgccaagATCCGCCACGACTATGtgcggcacgcgcgcgcgccgcgcgctgcgccgcagaCGACCGTGTGTCCCGTGTGTGGCGACCGGGTGGATGTGAACGAGATGAgcgagcatgtgcgcatcgagctgctgaACCCGCAGTAccgcgagcagcgcgcgagcttggagcggcggcggcaggaGCAGGCGAGTCTCGCTGCCGGCGCGGATCCGAGCCACTACTTGCGGCAGTTGgcaggcgcacgcacgGACTTGTTTGGTGCGCGtgaggacgaggatgcgcgcgcacgccgcgacgccgctgagcgcgagcgtgcgcgtgaGAAGGAGAAGCATGTGTGGGACGGCCACATGAACAGccggcgcacggcgcagcaggcgcagaGCGCGCCGAGTGACGCGGGGCTTGGTAAGCGCGCCagcagcgaggcgctgccgccgccgaagcgcgcggcgctcgcggcgccgacgtATGCCGAGTCCGAGTGGCTCGCGATGTACCCGCATCCGATCACGCTGCATGTCCACGtgcccaaggcgccgcAGATCGCGCCGGTGTGTGACGGCCACACGGAAGTGCTCTCGGGCCTGCCGCTCTCGACGACGATCGGGCATGTGCGCGACCGCATCCtgcacgacacgctgcaCCAGGCCGTCGGCGCGTCGAAGCTCAAGATGTGGGTGCACGGCCGgcccgcgacgctgcgccagtCGCTGGCGTACTGGAACTTGGcggacggcgcgcatgtGGAGATGTCCGTAGGCAAATAG
- a CDS encoding glycine cleavage system H protein, producing the protein MLAAPLRTACFSSLRAAARATPRSVPRVSAARSFQTSSVSNAIKTLYTAEHEWLKYNDETNEGVLGITDHAQNSLGDVVYLELPAVKLEVSKGDQIGSVESVKAASDIYSPVSGIVSEVNEKLNDEMTLVNKSPENEGWFAKLRLTNPAEIDELLSEEAYKAILEH; encoded by the exons ATGCTGGCTGCTCCGTTGCGTACTGCTTGCTTCTCGTCGCtgcgtgctgctgcgcgcgccacgcCACGCTCCGTTCCTCGCGTAAGTGCCGCTCGCTCGTTCCAGacgtcgtccgtgtcgaACGCGATCAAGACGCTGTACACGGCCGAGCACGAGTGGCTCAAGTACAACGACGAGACGAACGAgggcgtgctgggcatCACGGACCACGCACAGAACAGCCTGGGTGACGTCGTGTACCTCGAGCTGCCTGCTGTCAAGCTCGAGGTGTCGAAGGGCGACCAGATCGGCTCGGTGGAGTCCGTCAAGGCCGCCTCCGACATCTACTCGCCCGTCAGCGGCATTGTGTCCGAGGTGAACGAGAAGCTGAACGACGAAATGACGCTCGTGAACAAGAGCCCAGAAAATGAGG GCTGGTTCGCCAAGCTTCGCCTCACGAACCCGGCGGAAATCGACGAACTGCTGTCGGAGGAGGCGTACAAGGCCATTCTCGAGCACTAA
- a CDS encoding integrin alpha FG-GAP repeat containing protein 1, with translation MRVELPPLLLLLLLLVVAPSAHAWRLWPAKRFAEEGLVRAGALGLDDVRGQVAAWSYFSSTRFLDAWIVDAQRQSVSVHAWDHTHFRFNATPVTRVSVPDGLHIVDAMVADYTHDGHADLLVMAEGPASTTLSLYLWAAVVAHDGTTTLAPPITLPASTRAHPLTIDATGALAADLLGHVASDPTTLTLWHAAQGTLVTEPLAMHGDGTPPCQLAHPHSSAHVDMNGDCLADLFLVCDAGRGRLSYQVWTARRDAPRTYDLARVGDLPPGTGALSFADMNRDGTIDVVFPACERDRCYIHIAYNEQMPLCAPERRGVWGARNASAERCRDAAQLCAPDDAFVLRDGADLVRIPIDALTSDRRLLLVDDIGASQPVPVRVGDYNLDGYPDLAVLTVPRGAAPGETRLHLLESRPCGGASGAAAGCAPSGPEHRTFARVRRSVLDREAYVRSVAFIDLDEDGTLDLMLQSLPPATTRASAARVVSFVRNNDFHDAFFLKALSQRRADGSALLGASYKFAVLDPNGVRRAQQVAQQAQTVYGALPTPYAFFGLGRTNNYVESLFVGSTLRRAPAPLVLEGVVPNSEVRVYPNGADTWRRELFLHPADWIPYVTLALGTLLALLAAIIYMLDRHEKHEDERERRRAVHAINFDAL, from the coding sequence ATGAGGGtcgagctgccgccgctgctgctgctgctcctcctcctcgtcgtggcgccgagcgctCACGCATGGCGGCTGTGGCCGGCCAAGCGCTTCGCTGAAGAGGGGCTCGTgcgcgcaggcgcgctcggtctggacgacgtgcgtggGCAGGTGGCGGCGTGGAGCTACTTTTCGAGCACGCGCTTCCTCGACGCGTGGATCGTCGATGCCCAGCGTCAGTCGGTGTCTGTGCATGCGTGGGACCATACGCACTTCCGGTTCAACGCAACGCCCGTCACGCGCGTGTCAGTGCCGGACGGCCTGCAcatcgtcgacgccatggtCGCCGACTAcacgcacgacggccacgCCGACCTGCTCGTGATGGCCGAGGGCCCTGCATCCACCACGCTCTCGCTCTACCTGTGGgcggcggtcgtggcgcacgacggcacCACGACCCTCGCGCCGCCCATCACGCTGCCCGCATCCACACGCGCGCATCCGCTCACGATCGACGCCACCGgcgcgctggcggcggacCTGCTGGGCCACGTGGCGTCCGACCCCACGACGCTCACGCTCTGGCACGCTGCGCAGGGCACGTTGGTCACGGAGCcgctcgcgatgcacggcgacggcacgccgccgtgccagcTCGCGCATCCGCACAGCTccgcgcacgtcgacatgaACGGCGACTGCCTCGCCGACCTGTTTCTCGTGTGCGACGCGGGGCGTGGGCGCCTGTCGTACCAGGTGTggacggcgcgccgcgatgcgccacgcacgtacgacttggcgcgcgtcggcgatcTCCCGCCCGGCACGGGCGCGCTGTCGTTTGCGGACATGAATCgcgacggcacgatcgaCGTCGTGTTCCCTGCGTGTGAGCGCGACCGCTGCTACATCCACATTGCGTACAACGAGCAGATGCCGCTGTGTGCGCctgagcgccgcggcgtgtggGGCGCGCGCAACGCGAGTGCCGAGCGGTgccgcgacgctgcgcagcTGTGCGCGCCCGACGACGCGTTTGTGCTGCGTGATGGCGCGGACCTCGTCCGCATCccgatcgatgcgctcacgagcgatcggcgcctcctgctcgtcgacgacatcggcgcgtcgcagcctGTGCccgtgcgcgtcggcgacTACAACCTCGACGGCTACCCGGACCTGGCCGTGCTCACTGTgccacgcggcgcggcgcctggcgagacgcgcctcCATCTGCTCGAGAGCCGGCCGTGTGGTGGCGCGtcgggcgcggcggctgGCTGTGCACCGAGCGGGCCGGAGCACCGCACGTTTGCGCGCGTACGTCGCTCTGTGCTGGACCGCGaggcgtacgtgcgcagcgtcgcgtTCATCGACTTGGATGAggacggcacgctcgatCTCATGCTCCAGTCGCTGCcgccagcgacgacgcgcgcgtcggcggcgcgtgtcgTGTCGTTTGTGCGGAACAACGACTTTCACGACGCGTTCTTCCTCAAGGCGCTCTcgcagcggcgtgcggacgggagcgcgctgctgggcgcgtCGTACAAGTTTGCGGTGCTGGATCCGAatggcgtgcggcgcgcgcagcaagtcgcgcagcaggcgcagaCCGTGTACGGCGCGCTGCCTACGCCGTACGCGTTCTTTGGTCTGGGGCGCACGAACAACTATGTCGAGTCGCTCTTTGTCGGGAGCACGttgcggcgcgcgcctgcgcccctcgtgctcgagggcgtcgtGCCGAACAGCGAGGTGCGCGTGTATCCGAACGGCGCCGACACGTGGCGTCGGGAGCTGTTCTTGCATCCCGCCGACTGGATCCCGTACgtcacgctcgcgctcggcacgctcctcGCGCTTCTTGCCGCGATCATCTATATGCTCGATCGGCATGAGAAGCACGAAgatgagcgcgagcgccgccgcgccgtgcacgccatCAATTTCGATGCGCTGTAG